AATTTGGTGGTCAACCAATTTTCTTGGCTAGATTCGTAATTTTCcctaaacctttttcttttaaaatttttgaaaccCATACTTGTTATTTAACCAGAATGACGTCATAAAACGTTTGTTTAGTATATagaaatatacataaaaaaatgaaatttcaAATATTAATAATCAATACATGGTATGCAAGTTTAGAGTTTAAGCATTAATCTCCTAGAACGTAAGTATATAACTCAAACTCAAAAATCAATCATCTAAAGACTAATAAGCTTACAAAACGGAATATAATATATAATCatgagtttttttttcttttcttttagaCATAATATTTATTAAAATCTATTTCAATAAGTAGGAAATCACATAATAGCGGTAGATAAATAGGCCACGAACACCGACGGTTtgattcgtttacagccctaatatAATCTGAAATCTATGAActatttctttctttttttacTAATTGACATCGATTATATATACGTGTGTGTGAAAATAGGGTATATTTTAGTTGTCGTTTAAAAACTCGAGTTGGACTTAGCGTTGGTCTATCGGTCGGTCGGTTTGCCTTTGGTCTTCAGGAGTGCTACGGGCTCCTAACATTAATTAGCCTAGTTGTGCCTCTAGTGTCATTATTTTACAGACCTAGAGTTAGgagtgtgcacggttcggttcggtttttgggcaaaactaaaaccgaaaccgaaccgaaaccgaaatgtcggtttttggttttttaaaaccgttcggttttgtttttttttttggtttatgttttttttggtttttacGTCGGTTTGGTTCGATTATTTCGGTTTTTATAACAACATTATGTAaaattcaaataataaaaagtataatttaaaatataaaaaccttttttatatgtttacatttaagtgattatagttaacctctttaattaatattgcttacataaacctaaccttctaaACTATTTTATGATCCtttaaagtttttattaagacattttcttttataataatgTGAAGATTATTTAATTTTTAGATTAAGTTTTGTTATTATTTGTAGGCAATAAATAAATCATctcaattataaataaacatgtaacgtttttattataaatacttaacattcaagaataaaattaatagtttctactagcattgggttaaacacttaaaacaacttaaacataaacataaaaatatatgaaTTGTAACTtattggttcggttcggtttattcgGTTTTAGAAAATGGTTATCTGAAAACCGAATCGAAATTTTCGattattaaaaattcaaaaaccgaaccgtcggtttttgttttgattttgtcgGTTATAGgtttatttcggttttctgctcacccctacCTAGAGTGGTCAAGGCAATCATACGCTTTATATGCATTAGCATAGGAAAATATCTTAAGACTATCAGAGGGGAAGGGGGACTCGTATTTCATATTTTTATAGGCCCATCCTTCATTTCCCCCATTTGCCCCATCCTCACACTCATCCTACATAGCGGAGCATCCTTTGAGTACTACATTCCTCCCACACCGAGGAGCCTTAGAAATTCTCCAACATCTTCTATAGAAAATATTGCACTCTCTTTATAAACttaagggtgtaaggagtgggcGGCAAACCCACTCGGCAAAGTGAGTTTGCCGCTCGGTAACACCACCACCAACAAAACTTTAGTCACCAAAGTTTACCAAATCGGTGAGTGCTAGCCGATTCGGGGAAgggaggaaggagagagagaggatattgtgggtggggtccattcctatctcaaccaatcacaactttttccttttttttaaaaaatagttTAGCACTTCATCAAGTGTTTAAAcaattgccaacacttttcaacaaagtttaaacacttttgactgattgacatggcgcgctctgattggtcggttttttggtttaccacttcaaagtgtttaaccactccttacaccctaataaattttaataaaacgttaaaTAAGGAAACATGAAACTTGTCAATAACTGATTAACAGTTAAGATAACATTTTACATCTTATGAACGGATACACTATACCGATAAATCTGAAAGGGATCGCCAATACATTGGCAACACAGAAGTTTCACTttgcaaaaaaataaataaaataataataataactattacATTTTTGGATACTAATAAACGAGAAAGAAAAAAGTTGGATGAACTATGTTAAAGGAAAAGTGGATTATTGGATCCGTAACTCGAAAAAGTTGTTAACATTTTAGGCCCATATTTGTACACGAACTCTGTTAGCCCGAACAGGCTTGCTTGCGATTTACTAGTGAATGTCTTGTCAGGATATATATTTGGTTCTTGCGGGTCTGCTTACGCCGATCCGTTCTAGACCACTACCACAAAGAAATATTCACATGACACCCTTTAAAAGGCAACCCAAACCATCCATAAAAAGCCCGGCACGACCATAAAACCCTGCAAACGAACCTTCATCCCATGGTACCGAAAAATGAGTCCCCGTCTCCTTACCAAAAGGGCCGTTAGTTTTTTTATTCGTGACAAAACCTAGTGACGATATTACTGTAATGCCTGGATGTCGTCCGGTGGTTAGTCCAACTGTTCCAAGTATCCCTATAATTTTTTCATCGGTGTCAAAGTTGACCTGAGATAACAAAGAATAATTATTATGTCAAAAGACAACAATTGAATTAATTATCATAATTACTCTGCAAGTTGCCAAATTttcaaattaaaaagaaaatgtaaCATTTTTGAATCTGGATAAGATTTGTCACCTCAGAAATTATGCCACCTCTCCAACCACTATCTCCACCATAGCGTTTAGAGGAATGAAACAAACCATTGAAATCTTGAGTGGTGAAAATGAGGGAATAAACCCAATCCTTGTAATCTATGGTTATCTTCCTAAGCTTTTGATTGTTGTCAAGTTGCAATGACCATGGATTTCCACCTGTGCTCGATCCCCATAACCCGATTCGCGTGATTCTTTGACAACCCTACCATCAAATTATATAAAGTATGAATATTGATTTGAATCTAATTAACGAAAGTTATAAACTTACAATTTGAAATTCCAATGAGTTTTGTAGTTCTTCGACGATTAATCCCATTGTTGGGCGTTTTTTTCGATCGTTTTTTAAGCACTGATAAGCAATCCTTGAGAATGTTTGTAACGAATTTGGTGTCATTTGTTTTCGTAGATTGGGGTTGATGATCTCATCTAATTTTCCCTCTTTGTAGTGAAGTTTTGCCAATTTAGATAGAAAGCGACGCTCGTCGTTAAATGTTTTAATCACCGCTAGCCTTCCACACAAGACTTCAAATAACACCACGCCAAATGAGTACACGTCAGATTCTTTTGTAAGCACATCAGTCGTTGCATATAGGGGATCAATATAACCTAGTGTGCCACAAGCATTCGTGACAAGAAAAGTAAACTCCTGATTCGTTGGGCCTATTTTAGATAATCCAAAATCGGAAATCTTAGCTTCCCAATTCTCATTTAACAAGAGATTAGAGCTCTTTATGTCACGATGTAACACCCTGTGCCCCTCTCCCACATCATAATGAAGGTAATTAATTCCACGAGCGGC
Above is a window of Helianthus annuus cultivar XRQ/B chromosome 14, HanXRQr2.0-SUNRISE, whole genome shotgun sequence DNA encoding:
- the LOC110904752 gene encoding probable receptor-like protein kinase At5g59700, which produces MSLIQELDHLKIPLEHIRLATNNFSDDNFIGQGGFGRVYKGQLPLSATATSSSKSIISVAVKRLDVKGLQGQHEFLMEIVMLSSYKHDNLVSLVGFSDESDEKIIVYEHEVRGSLDKYLATTDLSWVQRLHICLGAARGINYLHYDVGEGHRVLHRDIKSSNLLLNENWEAKISDFGLSKIGPTNQEFTFLVTNACGTLGYIDPLYATTDVLTKESDVYSFGVVLFEVLCGRLAVIKTFNDERRFLSKLAKLHYKEGKLDEIINPNLRKQMTPNSLQTFSRIAYQCLKNDRKKRPTMGLIVEELQNSLEFQIGCQRITRIGLWGSSTGGNPWSLQLDNNQKLRKITIDYKDWVYSLIFTTQDFNGLFHSSKRYGGDSGWRGGIISEVNFDTDEKIIGILGTVGLTTGRHPGITVISSLGFVTNKKTNGPFGKETGTHFSVPWDEGSFAGFYGRAGLFMDGLGCLLKGVM